Sequence from the Synergistaceae bacterium genome:
GGATAACCTTTTCATTCTGGAGGCCGTCGCGGAGTCCGACCTCACACATCGTAACTTTTTCGGGTAAGTGCATCATTAGTCGATACCGTTAGCGGCAAAATATGCCTTTGCGACTTCGAGGCATCTTGCAGCGTGTCCGGCATTTCCGCGAGCCTGAATTTCCTTCAGGTTGGGCAGCTCAATCGACAGCGGAATATTCGGCATAGCCTTAATCATATCAGCTATCTTCACGTCGCCTTCACCGGGATAGTAGCGGGCCTCACGAGCTGTGTACAGCATCAGGTTATCCTTGATGTTGTCGAGCACGGTATCTTTGCACTCTGCGCCCTCAGGAGCCGGGCCGTCGCACAGATGGATGAAGTTGAAGTACTTGCGCGGTGTACGTGCAAGCTCTGCGCCGGTTACGCCTGCTCTGCCTGCGTGAAGAGTGTCGACCATCACGAACACGTTATCACGGCCAAGATCGTCTATCAGCGTAATATCTTCCTGAAGGTTGCGGACTCCAGCCCACGGAAGAAACTCAATGTTGAACTTGAGGCCGAACTCTTTTGCCATGTCGGCGACCTTGCCTGCTGTGTCGGTGTACCACGCGCGATCACGTGTCCACACGCTGCCGAGAACGTCAGTTGCTCCGAGCTTGG
This genomic interval carries:
- a CDS encoding sugar phosphate isomerase/epimerase, giving the protein MARKFSLAYLTIPGVDPVNQIKIAKEAGYDFVSLRTIPMHLPGEPEFLPQKDPELFDAIKKALKEYDMPLMDIELARIRKDLDINEYKPAFEAAAKLGATDVLGSVWTRDRAWYTDTAGKVADMAKEFGLKFNIEFLPWAGVRNLQEDITLIDDLGRDNVFVMVDTLHAGRAGVTGAELARTPRKYFNFIHLCDGPAPEGAECKDTVLDNIKDNLMLYTAREARYYPGEGDVKIADMIKAMPNIPLSIELPNLKEIQARGNAGHAARCLEVAKAYFAANGID